One segment of Paraburkholderia bonniea DNA contains the following:
- a CDS encoding rod shape-determining protein: MFGFLRSYFSNDLAIDLGTANTLIYMRGKGIVLDEPSVVSIRQEGGPNGKKTIQAVGKEAKQMLGKVPGNIEAIRPMKDGVIADFTVTEQMIKQFIKTAHESRMFSPSPRIIICVPCGSTQVERRAIKEAAHGAGASQVYLIEEPMAAAIGAGLPVSEATGSMVVDIGGGTTEVGVISLGGIVYKGSVRVGGDKFDEAIVNYIRRNYGMLIGEQTAEAIKKEIGSAFPGSEVKEMEVKGRNLSEGIPRSFTISSNEILEALTDPLNQIVSSVKIALEQTPPELGADIAERGMMLTGGGALLRDLDRLLAEETGLPVLVAEDPLTCVVRGSGMALERMDKLGSIFSYE; this comes from the coding sequence ATGTTCGGTTTTTTGCGCAGCTACTTCTCCAACGATCTGGCGATTGACCTTGGCACCGCCAACACGCTGATTTACATGCGTGGCAAGGGCATCGTTCTTGACGAACCGTCAGTCGTATCCATCCGCCAGGAAGGCGGTCCGAATGGCAAGAAAACCATTCAGGCAGTCGGCAAGGAAGCCAAGCAGATGCTTGGCAAGGTGCCCGGCAATATCGAGGCGATCAGGCCAATGAAAGACGGCGTGATCGCCGATTTCACGGTCACTGAGCAGATGATCAAGCAGTTCATCAAGACCGCTCACGAATCCCGCATGTTTTCCCCGTCACCGCGCATCATTATCTGCGTGCCGTGTGGCTCAACCCAGGTTGAGCGGCGCGCGATCAAGGAAGCTGCGCACGGTGCTGGTGCTTCCCAGGTGTATCTGATCGAAGAGCCAATGGCTGCGGCCATCGGCGCGGGCCTGCCCGTATCTGAAGCCACGGGTTCGATGGTGGTGGATATCGGCGGCGGCACGACCGAAGTCGGCGTGATTTCGCTCGGCGGCATTGTGTACAAAGGTTCGGTCCGGGTTGGCGGCGACAAGTTTGACGAAGCCATCGTCAATTACATCCGCCGCAATTACGGCATGCTGATCGGCGAACAAACCGCCGAAGCAATCAAGAAAGAAATCGGCTCCGCCTTCCCGGGTTCTGAAGTCAAAGAAATGGAAGTCAAGGGCCGTAACCTGTCGGAAGGCATTCCGCGCAGCTTCACCATCTCCAGCAACGAAATCCTCGAAGCACTGACCGATCCGCTAAACCAGATCGTTTCGTCAGTAAAAATCGCACTTGAACAAACCCCGCCAGAGCTCGGCGCGGACATCGCTGAGCGCGGCATGATGCTGACAGGCGGTGGTGCGTTGCTCCGTGATCTCGACCGCCTGCTTGCCGAAGAAACCGGTTTGCCGGTGCTAGTCGCCGAAGATCCTTTGACATGCGTGGTGCGGGGCTCCGGAATGGCGCTCGAACGTATGGACAAGCTCGGCAGCATCTTCTCTTACGAGTAA
- the gatC gene encoding Asp-tRNA(Asn)/Glu-tRNA(Gln) amidotransferase subunit GatC gives MSLTLTDVERIAHLARLELPDAEAGPMLDQLNAFFGLVEQMQAVDTAGIAPLAHPIEQIEDVALRLRDDAVTEAVDRAALQQPAPAVEDGLYLVPRVIE, from the coding sequence ATGTCTTTGACCCTAACCGATGTGGAACGCATCGCGCATCTCGCGCGGCTTGAGCTCCCGGATGCCGAAGCTGGCCCGATGCTCGACCAGCTCAATGCTTTCTTTGGCCTCGTCGAACAGATGCAGGCTGTCGACACCGCAGGCATCGCGCCGCTGGCCCATCCAATTGAACAAATCGAGGACGTCGCCTTGCGTTTGCGCGACGACGCCGTCACGGAAGCCGTCGACCGCGCCGCGCTTCAACAGCCCGCACCCGCTGTCGAAGATGGCCTGTACCTCGTGCCCCGGGTGATCGAGTAA
- the gatA gene encoding Asp-tRNA(Asn)/Glu-tRNA(Gln) amidotransferase subunit GatA — MHEKNLTELRAALAAKECSAVELAQHYLQRINAATHLNAFIQVDASLTLAQAKAADAQLADGSAGPLTGIPIAHKDVFVTRGWHATAGSKMLAGYTSPFDATVVERLQRAGMVCVGKTNMDEFAMGSSNENSFFGPVRNPWDQAAVPGGSSGGSAAAVAARLAPAATGTDTGGSIRQPASFSGITGIKPTYGRVSRYGMIAFASSLDQGGPMAQSAADCALLLNAMAGFDERDSTSLTRADENYARYLGQAWSTPSSANTSQSSDASKPLAGLRIGLPREYFGAGLSDEVRSAINAALKQYEALGATLVDVSLPKTELSIPVYYVIAPAEASSNLSRFDGVRYGHRAAQYTDLTDMYQKSRAEGFGAEVKRRILVGAYVLSHGYYDAYYLQAQKIRRIIAQDFQQAFAQCDVIMGPVAPSVAWDLGAKGDDPVQMYLADIYTLSVSLAGLPGMSVPCGFGSGANAQRPVGLQIIGNYFSEARMLQVADAFQRSTDWHRQMPSATASQEKK, encoded by the coding sequence ATGCACGAAAAAAACCTGACCGAGCTGCGTGCCGCTCTCGCGGCCAAGGAATGTTCCGCCGTCGAACTCGCGCAGCATTACCTCCAGCGGATCAACGCGGCCACTCATCTGAATGCGTTTATTCAGGTTGACGCCAGCCTCACGCTCGCCCAGGCCAAAGCCGCCGACGCGCAACTGGCCGATGGCAGCGCTGGCCCGCTGACCGGCATCCCGATCGCCCACAAAGACGTCTTCGTCACGCGCGGCTGGCACGCCACGGCGGGCTCGAAAATGCTCGCAGGCTACACCAGCCCGTTCGATGCCACCGTGGTTGAGCGGCTGCAGCGCGCGGGCATGGTGTGCGTCGGCAAGACCAACATGGACGAATTTGCAATGGGCTCGTCCAACGAAAATTCGTTTTTCGGCCCAGTGCGTAACCCGTGGGATCAGGCCGCCGTGCCTGGCGGGTCATCGGGCGGGTCGGCCGCTGCTGTGGCCGCGCGCCTGGCACCCGCCGCCACCGGCACGGATACTGGCGGCTCGATTCGCCAGCCCGCGTCGTTTTCCGGCATTACCGGCATCAAGCCCACCTATGGACGCGTCTCGCGTTACGGCATGATCGCGTTCGCCTCGTCGCTCGACCAGGGCGGCCCCATGGCGCAAAGCGCCGCCGATTGCGCGCTACTGCTCAATGCCATGGCCGGATTCGATGAGCGCGATTCAACCAGCCTCACCCGCGCCGACGAAAATTACGCGCGCTATCTCGGCCAAGCCTGGTCCACGCCTTCTTCCGCCAACACCAGCCAGTCAAGCGATGCCAGCAAGCCGCTGGCAGGCCTGCGCATCGGCCTGCCGCGAGAATATTTCGGCGCGGGCCTCAGCGACGAAGTGCGCAGCGCCATCAATGCCGCGCTCAAGCAATACGAAGCGCTCGGCGCGACGCTCGTCGACGTCTCGTTGCCCAAAACCGAGCTGTCGATTCCGGTCTATTACGTGATCGCCCCCGCCGAAGCCTCGTCCAATCTCTCGCGCTTCGACGGCGTGCGCTATGGCCATCGCGCCGCGCAGTACACCGATCTCACCGACATGTATCAGAAGTCGCGCGCCGAAGGCTTCGGCGCTGAGGTCAAACGCCGCATTCTGGTAGGGGCCTATGTGCTGTCGCACGGCTACTACGACGCGTATTACCTTCAGGCGCAAAAAATTCGCCGCATCATCGCCCAGGATTTTCAGCAGGCCTTCGCCCAGTGCGACGTCATCATGGGCCCGGTCGCGCCATCCGTCGCGTGGGATCTGGGCGCTAAAGGCGATGACCCGGTGCAGATGTATCTGGCCGATATCTACACACTGTCAGTCAGCCTGGCTGGCCTGCCCGGCATGAGCGTGCCATGCGGCTTCGGTAGCGGCGCGAATGCCCAGCGGCCAGTTGGCTTGCAAATCATTGGCAACTATTTCAGCGAAGCACGGATGCTTCAGGTGGCGGATGCGTTCCAGCGCAGCACGGATTGGCATCGTCAAATGCCATCGGCCACGGCATCGCAGGAGAAAAAATAA
- the gatB gene encoding Asp-tRNA(Asn)/Glu-tRNA(Gln) amidotransferase subunit GatB has protein sequence MQWEVVIGLETHAQLSTVSKIFSGAATQFGAQPNTQACPVDLALPGTLPVMNRGAVERAIRFGLATGATVAPRSIFARKNYFYPDLPKGYQISQFEIPVVQGGQVTIQVPANDKTGSAAYEKTINLTRAHLEEDAGKSLHEDFAGMTGIDLNRAGTPLLEIVTEPEMRSAAEAVAYAKALHVLVVWLGICDGNMQEGSFRCDANVSVRPVGQAEFGTRAEIKNLNSFRFLEEAIQYEVRRQIELIEDGGTVVQETRLYDPDKRETRSMRSKEDAHDYRYFPDPDLMPLMIDAAWIARVQDAMPELPAAIQARFVTQYGLTPYDAGVLTSSKALAAYYEAVVLKAGAAQAKAAANWVAGEVSSQLHRDALDIAHSPVSAVQLALLLQRVADGTISHKIAKDIFLTIWEEKATDDTAADRIIEAQGLKQISDTGALEAIIDEVLAANQKSVEEFRAGKEKAFNALIGQAMKATKGRANPQQVNDLLKKKLA, from the coding sequence ATGCAATGGGAAGTCGTCATTGGTCTTGAAACCCACGCGCAACTCTCGACGGTTTCGAAGATTTTCTCGGGCGCGGCGACACAGTTCGGCGCGCAACCCAACACCCAGGCCTGCCCGGTGGATCTGGCCTTGCCCGGCACCCTGCCAGTGATGAATCGCGGCGCGGTAGAGCGGGCAATCCGCTTTGGCCTCGCCACGGGGGCGACGGTCGCACCGCGCAGCATTTTCGCGCGCAAGAATTACTTTTATCCCGATCTGCCGAAGGGCTATCAAATCAGCCAGTTTGAAATTCCGGTAGTGCAAGGCGGCCAGGTGACGATTCAAGTGCCCGCCAACGACAAAACCGGTAGCGCTGCCTACGAAAAAACCATCAACCTGACTCGCGCCCACCTTGAAGAAGATGCGGGTAAATCGCTGCACGAAGATTTCGCGGGCATGACCGGCATCGACCTGAACCGCGCGGGCACGCCACTGCTGGAAATCGTCACCGAGCCCGAAATGCGCAGCGCGGCCGAAGCCGTGGCTTACGCCAAAGCGCTGCACGTCCTGGTGGTGTGGCTGGGCATCTGCGACGGCAACATGCAGGAAGGCTCGTTTCGCTGTGATGCCAATGTTTCAGTGCGCCCCGTCGGGCAAGCCGAATTCGGCACACGTGCGGAAATCAAAAACCTCAATTCATTCAGGTTTCTTGAAGAAGCCATCCAGTACGAAGTGCGACGTCAAATCGAACTGATCGAAGACGGCGGCACCGTGGTGCAGGAAACGCGTCTGTATGACCCGGACAAACGTGAAACCCGCTCGATGCGCAGCAAGGAAGACGCGCACGATTACCGCTATTTCCCCGACCCTGACCTGATGCCGCTGATGATCGACGCGGCATGGATCGCGCGAGTGCAAGACGCCATGCCCGAATTGCCTGCCGCGATCCAGGCGCGCTTCGTCACGCAATATGGCCTCACGCCCTACGATGCGGGCGTGCTGACTTCCAGCAAAGCGCTGGCGGCGTATTACGAAGCGGTGGTGCTCAAAGCCGGCGCGGCGCAAGCCAAGGCTGCGGCGAACTGGGTCGCAGGCGAAGTGTCATCGCAACTGCACCGCGATGCGCTGGATATCGCCCACAGCCCAGTCAGCGCAGTACAACTGGCGCTGCTGCTGCAACGCGTGGCGGACGGCACTATCTCGCACAAGATCGCCAAGGATATTTTCCTCACGATCTGGGAAGAGAAAGCCACTGACGACACCGCCGCCGACCGCATCATCGAAGCCCAGGGCCTGAAGCAGATTTCAGACACCGGGGCGCTGGAAGCGATCATCGACGAGGTGCTCGCGGCCAATCAAAAATCGGTCGAAGAATTCCGCGCGGGCAAGGAAAAAGCCTTTAACGCGCTGATCGGCCAAGCCATGAAAGCCACCAAAGGCCGGGCCAATCCGCAGCAAGTCAACGATCTGCTCAAGAAGAAGCTGGCCTGA
- a CDS encoding exodeoxyribonuclease III, translating into MLRVITANLNGIRSAAKKGFFEWFGAQNADIVCVQEIKCAQDDMTPEFLAPHGFTGYFQHAVKKGYSGAGVYTRHEPDEVIIGFGSAEFDAEGRYVEVRFGKLSVVSVYVPSGSSGDLRQQAKYRFMAEFMPHLAELSREREVVLCGDVNIVHKEIDIKNWKSNQKNSGCLPEERAWLTTLFDEVGYVDVFRTLDQRPEQYTWWSNRGQAYAKNVGWRIDYQIATQGIASTAKATEVFREIKFSDHAPLTVDYDFAITR; encoded by the coding sequence ATGCTGCGCGTCATCACCGCCAATCTGAACGGCATCCGCTCTGCGGCTAAAAAAGGCTTCTTCGAATGGTTTGGCGCGCAAAACGCCGACATCGTATGCGTCCAGGAAATCAAATGCGCGCAAGACGACATGACCCCTGAGTTTCTGGCTCCGCATGGCTTCACGGGCTACTTTCAGCACGCAGTCAAAAAGGGCTATAGCGGTGCGGGGGTCTATACCCGTCACGAACCGGATGAAGTCATCATCGGCTTCGGCAGCGCAGAGTTCGACGCCGAAGGACGTTACGTCGAAGTGCGCTTCGGCAAGCTGTCGGTGGTGTCGGTGTACGTGCCGTCGGGTTCAAGCGGGGACCTGCGGCAGCAGGCGAAATACCGCTTCATGGCGGAATTCATGCCGCATCTCGCGGAACTCAGCCGCGAGCGCGAAGTGGTGTTGTGCGGCGACGTCAACATCGTGCACAAGGAAATCGACATCAAGAACTGGAAAAGCAATCAGAAGAACTCTGGCTGCCTGCCCGAAGAACGAGCATGGCTGACAACACTGTTTGATGAAGTCGGCTATGTGGATGTGTTCCGCACCCTGGACCAGCGGCCCGAGCAATACACCTGGTGGAGCAACCGGGGCCAGGCATATGCAAAAAATGTGGGCTGGCGCATCGACTATCAGATCGCTACTCAGGGCATCGCCAGCACAGCCAAAGCCACTGAGGTGTTCCGCGAGATCAAGTTCAGCGACCATGCGCCGCTGACCGTGGATTACGACTTTGCCATCACCCGCTAG
- a CDS encoding AmpG family muropeptide MFS transporter, with protein sequence MTSPLHESPALSAHEAHTGWRAFLNKNMLICVFLGFTSGLPLFTLVYLVQAWLRSEGVNLKEIGLFALIQFPYTWKFLWAPLMDRYVPRFPGWRPGRRRGWMLATQILVAGAIASLGFVSPRDSIWTVAALTALVAFFGASQDVVIDAYRRELLTDTQQGLGNAVHVNAYKVAALVPGSLALILSDHLPWSTVFVVTALFMLPGMVLTLVVREPEVHGVPPKNLREAIVLPFKEFIQRDGWRGALFVLGFIFLYKLGDTMATTLSTSFFLDIGFSRTQIGVIAKTTAFGASLAGGIIGGIWMMRIGIGRGLWIFGALQMVSTLGFAWLAHLGPASPGLAALYDVAVMSSEALTRLLALVGVHWTVQFDPRSLALALVYGFETFTTGLTMAAFVAYIASTTDPRYTATQFALFTSLASVPRTLASAASGYVVAQIGWFDYFIACTALALPGMVLLFWIAPWKTTLASGRS encoded by the coding sequence ATGACATCTCCTTTGCACGAAAGCCCCGCCTTAAGCGCGCATGAAGCCCACACCGGTTGGCGCGCATTCCTGAATAAAAACATGCTGATCTGCGTGTTCCTCGGCTTCACCTCGGGGTTGCCGTTGTTCACGCTGGTGTATCTGGTGCAGGCATGGCTGCGCTCCGAAGGCGTCAATCTGAAAGAGATTGGCCTCTTCGCGCTGATCCAGTTTCCGTACACCTGGAAGTTTCTCTGGGCACCGCTGATGGATCGCTACGTGCCGCGTTTTCCTGGCTGGCGGCCAGGGCGGCGGCGTGGCTGGATGCTGGCGACGCAAATTCTGGTGGCGGGTGCGATTGCCTCGCTGGGGTTTGTCTCGCCGCGAGACTCGATCTGGACCGTGGCGGCGCTGACCGCGCTAGTGGCGTTTTTTGGCGCGAGCCAGGACGTGGTGATCGACGCCTACCGGCGCGAGTTGCTGACCGATACCCAGCAGGGGCTGGGCAACGCCGTTCACGTTAATGCGTACAAAGTCGCCGCGCTCGTGCCGGGGTCGCTCGCGCTGATCTTGTCGGACCATCTGCCGTGGTCCACGGTGTTTGTTGTGACCGCGTTGTTCATGCTGCCCGGCATGGTGTTGACGCTGGTGGTGCGTGAGCCAGAGGTGCATGGCGTGCCGCCAAAAAACCTGCGTGAAGCAATCGTGCTGCCGTTTAAAGAATTCATTCAGCGTGATGGCTGGCGCGGTGCGTTGTTTGTGCTGGGTTTTATCTTTTTGTACAAGTTAGGCGACACCATGGCGACGACGCTTTCTACGTCGTTCTTTCTGGATATCGGCTTTTCGCGCACGCAGATTGGCGTGATTGCGAAAACCACGGCGTTTGGCGCGAGCCTCGCGGGCGGGATTATCGGTGGCATCTGGATGATGCGTATCGGCATTGGCCGTGGGCTGTGGATTTTCGGTGCGCTGCAGATGGTGTCGACGCTGGGTTTCGCGTGGCTGGCGCATCTGGGGCCCGCCTCGCCAGGGCTGGCTGCGCTCTACGACGTCGCGGTGATGTCGAGCGAAGCGTTGACGCGTTTGCTGGCGCTGGTGGGGGTTCACTGGACGGTGCAGTTTGATCCACGCTCGCTGGCACTGGCGCTGGTGTATGGCTTCGAAACTTTCACCACCGGGCTGACCATGGCCGCGTTCGTGGCGTATATCGCCAGCACCACCGATCCGCGTTATACCGCGACACAATTCGCGTTGTTCACCAGCCTGGCTTCGGTGCCCCGCACCCTGGCGTCAGCGGCGAGCGGTTATGTGGTGGCGCAGATTGGCTGGTTCGATTACTTCATCGCCTGTACCGCGCTGGCGCTTCCCGGCATGGTGCTGCTGTTCTGGATTGCCCCCTGGAAAACCACGCTGGCCTCGGGGCGCAGTTAG
- the metW gene encoding methionine biosynthesis protein MetW, with translation MNQHALDFLASRPDFRAIARWVEPRATVLDLGCGDGSLLSLLTEELDVTGYGIEINDAGVLASTHNGVNVIQQNLEDGLRLFEDASFDFAILSQTLQTIHQTAAILRETVRVGKECIVSFPNFGYWAHRLSVLRGRMPVSQSLPYQWHNTPNVRVLTIRDFEALAPEVGIEILDRVALHDGQAVRWGENWRGSLAVYRVRKSSSSRSSN, from the coding sequence ATGAACCAGCACGCACTCGATTTTCTGGCCAGCCGCCCTGACTTTCGCGCCATTGCCCGCTGGGTGGAGCCGCGCGCGACGGTGCTGGATTTAGGTTGTGGCGATGGCTCGCTGCTCTCGCTGCTCACTGAAGAGCTGGATGTGACGGGCTATGGCATCGAGATCAACGATGCTGGCGTGCTGGCTTCGACGCACAACGGCGTGAATGTGATTCAGCAAAATCTTGAAGATGGCTTGCGGCTGTTCGAAGACGCCAGCTTCGATTTCGCCATCCTGTCGCAGACGCTGCAAACCATCCACCAAACCGCTGCGATCTTGCGCGAGACGGTGCGGGTGGGCAAAGAATGCATCGTGTCGTTTCCGAACTTCGGCTATTGGGCGCACCGTTTGTCGGTGCTGCGAGGCCGCATGCCGGTGTCGCAGTCGCTGCCCTACCAGTGGCACAACACGCCAAACGTGCGGGTGCTGACCATCCGTGATTTCGAAGCGTTAGCGCCAGAAGTGGGCATCGAAATTCTCGACCGGGTGGCGCTACACGATGGTCAGGCAGTGCGCTGGGGTGAGAACTGGCGTGGTAGCCTCGCCGTTTATCGCGTCAGGAAAAGCTCATCTAGCCGCTCATCCAACTGA
- the metX gene encoding homoserine O-succinyltransferase MetX, giving the protein MESVGIVTPQKMHFPEPLPLQNGSALAGYDLMVETYGTLNAARSNAVLVCHALNASHHVAGVYASEPKEVGWWDNMVGPGKPLDTNRFFVIGVNNLGSCFGSTGPMSANPATGRPYGASFPVVTVEDWVNAQARVADAFGIECFAAVMGGSLGGMQALAWSLMYPARVAHCIVVASTPKLSAQNIAFNEVARSAILSDPDFHGGDYYAHGVKPKRGLRVARMIGHITYLSDDDMAEKFGRALRRAEGAVDDYNFNFDVEFEVESYLRYQGDKFADYFDANTYLLITRALDYFDPAKAFAGDLTAALAHTTAKYLVASFSTDWRFAPTRSRELAKSLLHHKRQVTYAEIDAPHGHDAFLLDDPRYHNLMRAYYERIAREVNV; this is encoded by the coding sequence ATGGAATCAGTCGGTATCGTCACCCCCCAGAAAATGCATTTCCCCGAGCCGCTGCCGCTGCAAAACGGCAGCGCGCTCGCGGGCTATGACCTGATGGTCGAAACCTATGGCACGTTGAATGCCGCGCGCAGCAATGCGGTGCTGGTGTGTCACGCGCTCAATGCGTCGCATCACGTGGCCGGGGTGTATGCCAGCGAGCCCAAAGAGGTGGGCTGGTGGGACAACATGGTGGGCCCGGGTAAGCCACTTGATACCAACCGCTTCTTCGTCATTGGCGTGAATAACCTTGGGTCGTGTTTCGGTTCAACGGGCCCGATGAGCGCGAATCCTGCTACTGGCCGGCCGTATGGCGCGAGCTTTCCGGTGGTGACGGTGGAAGATTGGGTCAATGCCCAGGCGCGCGTCGCGGATGCGTTCGGTATCGAATGCTTTGCAGCAGTAATGGGCGGCAGCCTCGGCGGCATGCAGGCGCTAGCGTGGAGCCTGATGTATCCAGCGCGCGTGGCGCATTGCATCGTGGTGGCATCGACGCCCAAACTATCCGCGCAAAACATCGCGTTTAACGAAGTGGCGCGCTCGGCGATTCTGTCCGATCCAGATTTTCATGGTGGCGATTACTACGCCCATGGCGTCAAGCCCAAACGCGGGCTGCGCGTGGCGCGGATGATTGGCCACATCACGTATCTGTCCGATGACGATATGGCCGAAAAATTCGGCCGTGCGTTGCGGCGCGCCGAAGGTGCGGTGGACGATTACAACTTCAATTTCGATGTCGAATTCGAAGTGGAATCGTATCTGCGCTACCAGGGCGATAAATTTGCTGATTACTTCGACGCCAATACCTATTTGCTGATTACCCGCGCGCTTGATTACTTCGATCCGGCGAAGGCCTTTGCCGGTGATCTGACGGCGGCGCTGGCGCATACCACGGCGAAGTATCTGGTGGCCAGCTTCTCGACCGACTGGCGTTTTGCGCCCACCCGCTCACGCGAGCTGGCGAAGTCGCTGCTGCATCACAAGCGTCAGGTGACGTATGCCGAAATCGACGCACCGCACGGGCACGACGCCTTTTTGCTCGACGATCCGCGCTATCACAACCTGATGCGCGCCTATTACGAACGCATTGCGCGAGAGGTCAACGTATGA
- a CDS encoding HdeD family acid-resistance protein, whose translation MNRPMLSSFPPSLNALTAHWGWLAVRGLAAIVFGVLAFTWPGLTLATLALFWGAYAIIDGAFALIYGVRGSGGTRRWTYAVVGVLGVLAGLIALFWPGETALILVMIIGAWALAIGVFEIVYAIQYRRANAHPWVIGLSGLLSAVVGFFILMYPGAGALSLIWLIGAYAIFYGVLLIFAAVQLRRFRHRAALN comes from the coding sequence ATGAATCGTCCTATGTTGTCGTCCTTTCCCCCCAGTCTGAATGCGCTCACGGCGCATTGGGGCTGGCTTGCGGTTCGCGGTCTTGCCGCTATCGTGTTTGGCGTGCTCGCGTTCACCTGGCCGGGCCTCACGCTCGCTACGCTGGCGCTGTTCTGGGGGGCTTACGCGATCATTGATGGGGCGTTCGCCCTGATCTACGGGGTGCGCGGTAGCGGCGGCACACGGCGCTGGACCTATGCCGTGGTTGGCGTGCTGGGCGTGCTGGCGGGGCTGATCGCGCTCTTCTGGCCCGGTGAGACCGCGTTGATCCTCGTGATGATTATTGGCGCGTGGGCACTGGCCATTGGCGTGTTCGAAATCGTGTACGCGATTCAGTATCGGCGGGCCAATGCGCATCCGTGGGTGATCGGTCTGTCGGGGCTGTTGTCGGCAGTGGTGGGCTTTTTCATCCTGATGTACCCAGGCGCAGGCGCGTTGTCGCTGATCTGGCTGATCGGCGCCTATGCGATTTTTTATGGCGTGCTGCTGATCTTCGCCGCAGTGCAACTGCGCCGTTTCCGCCATCGCGCGGCACTCAACTAA
- the slmA gene encoding nucleoid occlusion factor SlmA: MAPTRKLDDVPSGSAVANGVRAKRLKPGERRVQILQTLATMLETPKNEKITTAALAAQLEVSEAALYRHFASKAQMFEGLIEFIEQTIFGLVNQITTKEPNGVLQARAIALMLLHFAAKNPGMTRVLTCEALVGEHARLTERVNQLLERVEASLKQCLRLGWQEASRAEAAEASAAQEATALAAPALPAAVPVALPTAVPLPAGYDAALRASLVLSYIIGRWHRYVRSGFARAPDEQADAQLRLILQ, encoded by the coding sequence ATGGCGCCAACCCGCAAGCTTGACGATGTCCCATCAGGATCAGCCGTCGCTAACGGCGTGCGTGCGAAACGGCTCAAGCCAGGTGAGCGGCGCGTGCAGATTTTGCAGACGCTAGCGACGATGCTGGAAACACCCAAAAACGAAAAAATCACGACCGCCGCGCTCGCGGCGCAACTGGAGGTTTCCGAAGCCGCGCTCTACCGGCATTTCGCCAGCAAGGCGCAGATGTTCGAAGGGCTGATTGAATTCATCGAGCAGACCATCTTTGGCCTGGTGAACCAGATCACCACCAAAGAGCCAAATGGCGTGCTTCAGGCGCGGGCGATCGCGCTGATGCTGCTGCACTTCGCCGCGAAAAACCCTGGCATGACACGAGTGCTGACCTGCGAGGCGCTAGTCGGCGAGCATGCGCGTCTGACCGAGCGCGTGAATCAACTGCTCGAACGTGTCGAGGCGTCGCTCAAGCAATGCTTGCGGCTCGGCTGGCAGGAGGCCAGTCGCGCAGAGGCCGCAGAAGCCTCTGCCGCGCAGGAGGCCACGGCGCTGGCCGCACCTGCGCTGCCCGCTGCTGTGCCCGTTGCACTGCCAACGGCTGTGCCGCTGCCTGCGGGCTATGACGCCGCGCTGCGCGCCAGCCTGGTGCTGAGCTACATCATTGGCCGCTGGCATCGCTATGTTCGTAGCGGCTTCGCGCGTGCGCCGGACGAACAGGCCGATGCCCAGCTAAGACTCATCCTGCAGTAA
- a CDS encoding pyrimidine 5'-nucleotidase: MKPTPPSIHSRRRARTASRRRPQVEAGQPVWLFDLDNTLHHATHAIFPAINSAMTQYIMDTLQLERAEADELRTGYTQRYGATLIGLARHHPVDPHEFLHYVHTFADLRSMLRSERGLARLLAALPGRKIVLTNAPEAYARAVLAELGIARLFERVIAIEHMRERRHWRAKPDLAMLRQTMRAARVPLSDAILVEDTRGHLKRYRRLGIRTVWIVGHLPLKARTAGGAARLPGTGRPHYVDRRIQSLKSLRA, encoded by the coding sequence TTGAAACCCACCCCCCCTTCAATTCACTCACGGCGGCGCGCTCGCACAGCTTCGCGCCGCCGTCCTCAGGTCGAAGCGGGCCAGCCGGTCTGGCTCTTCGATCTCGACAACACCTTGCATCACGCGACGCACGCCATTTTTCCGGCGATCAACAGCGCGATGACGCAATACATCATGGATACCCTGCAGCTCGAACGCGCCGAAGCCGATGAGCTGCGCACGGGTTACACGCAGCGTTACGGCGCCACGCTGATCGGCCTCGCGCGCCACCATCCCGTTGACCCCCACGAGTTCCTGCACTACGTGCATACGTTTGCTGACTTGCGTTCGATGCTGCGCAGCGAACGGGGCCTCGCGCGGCTGCTGGCCGCACTCCCTGGCCGCAAGATCGTGCTGACCAATGCCCCTGAAGCGTATGCCCGGGCGGTGCTGGCTGAACTGGGCATTGCCCGTCTGTTCGAGCGCGTGATTGCGATTGAACACATGCGCGAGCGCCGTCATTGGCGTGCCAAGCCGGATCTGGCCATGCTGCGCCAGACCATGCGTGCTGCGCGTGTGCCGCTGTCCGACGCGATTCTGGTTGAAGACACGCGGGGGCATTTGAAGCGTTACCGGCGGCTTGGCATCCGCACCGTGTGGATCGTGGGCCACCTGCCACTCAAGGCGCGTACCGCTGGCGGGGCCGCGCGGTTGCCCGGAACCGGCCGGCCGCATTATGTTGATCGCCGCATTCAGTCGTTAAAATCGCTCAGAGCCTGA